A single Fibrobacter sp. DNA region contains:
- a CDS encoding prolyl oligopeptidase family serine peptidase yields the protein MKNLTCILLLSVVVLSSAQQTRDSDLMKSLSFRTSFGVTLNYLLFVPENYNASVKYPLVVTLHGSGSTNVYQVDNNDQAHPWIEDDVQAQWPHFIMAPQCPSGTWGGMGASTGKISDAAKAVLEAIEDLKKQYSLDTNRFIIGGFSLGGSGTYHMIEMKPDFWAAAVPCAAGGDSSKIELMARTPIWHHHGSNDMDGAALKRMSAALENHGYPVLRVTVDQVVNSPAGWRNEIRKGTKPEDIIFKNARPSYDSLVRAIESGERFIFQMFNGGDHESARLNANHNPLLPKWAFSKVKGGGSTKIVMNLRSRDQAVGNRSITRVYDLRGNLIRNSAFSNRGLHDLTNGYYIVNSGSIKGIDSRWSILLLTK from the coding sequence ATGAAAAATCTCACATGTATATTACTTTTATCTGTTGTGGTTCTGTCTTCGGCACAGCAAACCCGTGACAGTGACCTGATGAAGAGCCTCTCCTTTCGCACCTCCTTTGGAGTTACTCTTAATTACCTTCTGTTCGTTCCTGAAAACTACAATGCATCAGTGAAGTATCCGCTGGTAGTTACTTTACATGGCAGTGGCTCCACCAATGTTTATCAGGTGGATAATAATGATCAGGCTCATCCCTGGATTGAAGATGATGTCCAGGCGCAATGGCCTCATTTTATCATGGCTCCTCAGTGCCCATCGGGCACATGGGGTGGAATGGGTGCTTCTACGGGAAAAATCTCTGATGCAGCAAAAGCAGTGCTGGAGGCTATCGAGGATCTGAAGAAACAGTATTCTCTCGATACCAATCGTTTTATAATAGGTGGTTTTTCTCTTGGAGGGTCTGGCACTTATCATATGATAGAAATGAAACCGGATTTCTGGGCTGCGGCAGTGCCTTGCGCAGCCGGGGGTGACAGCAGCAAGATCGAATTAATGGCCCGGACCCCTATATGGCATCATCATGGGTCTAACGATATGGATGGAGCAGCACTCAAGAGGATGTCCGCCGCACTGGAAAATCATGGCTACCCGGTGCTTCGGGTGACAGTTGATCAGGTAGTAAACTCACCGGCGGGCTGGCGAAATGAGATCCGGAAAGGTACAAAACCAGAGGATATTATATTCAAGAATGCCAGACCATCCTATGATTCTCTGGTCAGAGCGATTGAATCCGGTGAACGCTTTATTTTTCAGATGTTCAACGGTGGAGATCATGAATCCGCCCGCTTAAATGCAAATCACAACCCGTTATTGCCAAAATGGGCATTTTCCAAGGTCAAGGGAGGCGGCAGCACAAAGATAGTTATGAATCTAAGGAGCAGAGATCAGGCAGTTGGAAACCGGAGTATCACCAGAGTGTATGATCTGAGAGGGAATCTTATAAGGAATTCAGCTTTCAGTAATCGTGGTTTACATGATCTTACCAATGGATATTATATTGTGAACAGTGGTTCCATAAAGGGCATCGATTCTCGATGGTCAATATTATTATTAACAAAATAG
- a CDS encoding DUF2341 domain-containing protein: MYELFRGISVSLLTCIIFTVLHCGPQQVTGVGTGSETVIGRVVHTDGTPASGTIVTLYPADYDPVSGGKKSVIATDTTDKNGSYEITLNSPKADVYTLQANNLSKRTRAIISDIDISAPGDSTLVDVTSLNKTGSIRVILSDSLAGNGYVFIPGTGYYSYVENGYAVLDSVPAQIIPSIYYKDTSNEDKSGRMAENIDVQPEITTIITSSGPSFSRKIYLNTTSSGAGVSGTVTDFPVLIRLNADNFNFIQAKTDGSDLSFRGADEKVIPHEIERWDPKGQKAEIWVLVDTVYGNNSTQYISMYWGDPDAAGSSNSSAVFDTAAGYRGVWHLADDGKTILDATANKYNGSKNGDQAVADGNIGFGQSLDGDGDFTEIGDVCNPEMSSFTVSAWIKKRGSGKIQNIVSKSTGALPKKGYGWLFQLDGDGALAIFLASDSGVWGDPGSFVLTSKDSIKDSSWHHVAAVVDRSSRDNCRIYIDGEDTGTYPTGGDIAKVGNIVNSLPLRFGAEGDDDCQWEGVLDEISIIFRVKSQDYIKLCYMNQKRDDALVVFK; the protein is encoded by the coding sequence ATGTACGAACTTTTCAGAGGAATCTCGGTTTCTCTCCTTACCTGTATAATCTTTACTGTCCTGCATTGCGGACCTCAGCAGGTTACTGGTGTAGGTACCGGATCTGAGACAGTCATTGGCCGGGTGGTGCATACTGATGGGACACCGGCATCCGGTACTATTGTTACCCTGTATCCGGCGGATTATGATCCGGTCTCTGGAGGTAAAAAATCTGTTATTGCAACAGATACTACAGATAAGAATGGCTCGTATGAGATAACTCTCAATTCACCAAAAGCAGATGTGTACACATTGCAGGCAAATAACCTTTCCAAGCGTACCCGGGCGATTATTTCAGATATTGATATCTCTGCACCGGGAGATTCGACTCTGGTTGATGTGACCTCGCTTAACAAAACCGGAAGTATCCGGGTGATCCTTTCCGACAGCCTGGCTGGAAACGGGTATGTGTTTATACCGGGCACGGGTTACTATTCTTATGTGGAAAACGGATACGCTGTATTGGATTCGGTACCGGCCCAGATTATTCCAAGTATCTATTATAAGGATACAAGCAATGAGGATAAGTCCGGCAGAATGGCTGAAAATATCGATGTTCAGCCGGAAATCACAACCATCATAACATCATCGGGACCTTCATTTTCCCGTAAAATCTATCTTAACACCACTTCAAGCGGAGCAGGTGTCAGCGGTACAGTGACTGACTTTCCTGTACTTATCCGGCTTAATGCAGACAATTTCAACTTTATCCAGGCTAAAACCGACGGCAGTGATCTGAGCTTCAGGGGAGCTGACGAAAAGGTAATTCCGCATGAAATCGAGAGGTGGGATCCAAAAGGACAGAAAGCGGAGATCTGGGTGTTGGTAGATACGGTGTATGGAAATAACAGTACGCAGTATATCTCGATGTATTGGGGAGATCCTGATGCTGCAGGGAGCTCAAACAGTTCGGCAGTGTTCGATACTGCTGCAGGTTACAGGGGTGTGTGGCATCTTGCGGATGACGGGAAAACGATTCTTGATGCAACTGCAAATAAGTATAATGGTTCGAAAAATGGTGATCAGGCAGTTGCAGATGGAAATATCGGTTTTGGGCAGTCACTTGACGGGGATGGAGACTTTACGGAGATTGGTGATGTTTGCAATCCCGAAATGTCCAGCTTTACAGTGAGTGCCTGGATCAAAAAGCGTGGTTCCGGAAAGATTCAGAATATTGTTTCCAAAAGCACAGGTGCTCTCCCCAAAAAGGGATACGGCTGGCTCTTCCAGCTCGATGGGGATGGTGCATTGGCAATTTTCCTGGCATCGGATTCTGGAGTATGGGGTGATCCGGGGTCATTTGTCCTTACATCAAAAGACTCGATAAAAGATTCATCATGGCATCATGTAGCAGCAGTGGTTGACCGCTCCAGCAGGGATAATTGCCGTATTTACATTGACGGAGAGGATACTGGTACGTATCCAACCGGTGGGGATATCGCAAAAGTCGGCAACATAGTGAATTCTTTGCCTCTGAGATTTGGAGCTGAGGGAGATGATGACTGCCAGTGGGAAGGTGTATTGGATGAGATTTCAATAATATTCAGGGTAAAATCGCAGGATTATATCAAATTGTGCTATATGAATCAGAAGAGAGATGACGCGCTGGTGGTTTTTAAGTGA
- a CDS encoding family 43 glycosylhydrolase has translation MKRAKMMITFLGMITLFTMVEADNPIIQTIYTADPAPMVHNDRVYLYTSHDEDVLENNFFTMKEWQCYSSTDMVNWTDHGVAASLKSFSWTGDNGAWAPQGIYRNGKFYLYCPIHMKGIGVLVSDYPWGPFTDPIGRPLISGGGGDIDPTVFIDDDGQAYLYWGNPYLKYVKLNANMTSYSGGVQEINLTVASFGKRSNTERATSYEEGPWFYKRNDLYYMVFAGGPISEHIAYSTSSSPTGPWTYRGVIMPTQGGSFTNHPGVIDFKGNSYLFYHNAALPGGGGFKRSVCIEQFKYNADGTIPTINMSKNGPAPVANLDPYDTVQAETICWESGVETAVCSEGGMMVTDISNGDYIKVKSVDFGDGASSFKVRAASGSSGGSIELRLGSQTGSLVGTCNISNTGGWTTWKTFECEVNNCSGVKDLFLVFKGSGEPFRLNWYIFDGGTGYRLSVQTSGLGSVTRSPSGSRYAEGTTVALTAVPENGWEFVGWSGDGISGSENPISIVMNADKAVTARFTRATIDGNMVINSDFSSGTENWTLNTWSGSATGSVTDGEYRISISSIANNSYDIQLVQPGLFLEKGMSYKVTFDAYASSDRDLEVNVEMADDPWTSYLDELKHFSLTTTKQTFSFVFTMEEPTDVNGRLGFNVGTSTSSVFIDNVSVKFFDPTDAVSRKAQRKQASPVKVNCSNSSLHISFTPDRSGTAALEIYDLRGKIVKTERLHIRAGEINTGSINMSRFSRGFYLIKIVSEGEVINTSEVILTR, from the coding sequence ATGAAAAGAGCTAAAATGATGATAACATTTCTGGGTATGATTACTCTGTTCACAATGGTTGAGGCGGATAACCCCATCATACAGACTATTTATACCGCAGATCCGGCTCCAATGGTGCATAATGACCGGGTTTACCTTTACACCAGTCATGATGAGGACGTATTAGAAAACAATTTTTTTACGATGAAGGAGTGGCAATGCTATTCATCGACGGATATGGTGAACTGGACCGATCATGGAGTTGCTGCATCGTTGAAGTCTTTTTCCTGGACAGGGGATAATGGCGCCTGGGCTCCTCAGGGTATCTACCGTAATGGGAAGTTTTACCTTTATTGTCCCATACACATGAAAGGGATAGGTGTCCTGGTTTCAGATTACCCCTGGGGACCATTTACAGATCCTATAGGAAGGCCTCTTATCAGTGGTGGCGGAGGTGATATAGATCCTACTGTCTTTATTGATGATGACGGACAGGCATACCTTTACTGGGGAAATCCGTATCTTAAATATGTCAAGCTCAATGCGAATATGACCTCCTATTCCGGTGGAGTACAGGAGATAAATCTTACTGTCGCGAGTTTTGGAAAGCGTTCCAATACCGAGAGGGCTACATCATATGAGGAAGGCCCCTGGTTTTACAAGAGAAATGACTTGTACTACATGGTCTTTGCCGGTGGTCCCATATCGGAACACATTGCATATTCAACAAGCAGCAGTCCTACCGGACCCTGGACCTACAGAGGTGTTATCATGCCCACTCAGGGGGGGAGCTTTACAAACCATCCCGGAGTGATTGATTTCAAGGGAAACTCTTATCTGTTCTATCATAATGCGGCTCTGCCGGGAGGCGGTGGTTTTAAACGCTCTGTGTGTATAGAGCAGTTCAAATACAATGCGGATGGTACAATCCCAACCATAAACATGTCTAAAAATGGTCCTGCACCGGTTGCAAATCTGGATCCCTATGATACGGTTCAGGCAGAGACAATCTGCTGGGAATCCGGTGTTGAAACCGCTGTCTGCAGTGAGGGCGGGATGATGGTTACTGATATCTCCAACGGAGATTACATAAAGGTAAAGAGTGTAGATTTTGGAGATGGAGCCTCATCTTTCAAGGTGCGGGCTGCCAGTGGATCGTCAGGCGGATCGATAGAACTGCGTCTGGGCAGCCAGACAGGGTCTCTTGTGGGTACCTGTAACATATCCAATACCGGTGGATGGACTACGTGGAAGACCTTTGAGTGTGAAGTAAATAACTGCAGTGGTGTAAAAGATCTTTTCCTGGTTTTCAAAGGATCGGGTGAACCGTTCCGTCTTAACTGGTATATCTTTGATGGTGGAACGGGTTATCGCTTGTCAGTGCAGACCTCAGGGCTGGGTTCTGTTACCCGTTCGCCCTCTGGTTCGCGTTATGCAGAGGGAACTACGGTAGCTCTGACTGCGGTGCCTGAGAATGGATGGGAGTTTGTCGGATGGAGCGGAGATGGAATAAGCGGCAGTGAGAATCCAATATCAATTGTCATGAATGCGGACAAGGCTGTCACCGCTCGCTTTACCCGTGCTACAATTGATGGAAACATGGTGATTAACAGTGATTTCAGTTCAGGGACGGAAAACTGGACTCTTAATACCTGGAGCGGAAGTGCGACCGGAAGTGTAACAGATGGAGAATACAGGATTTCAATCTCGAGCATCGCTAATAACAGTTATGATATCCAGCTTGTTCAGCCTGGGTTATTTCTGGAGAAGGGGATGAGTTACAAGGTGACATTCGATGCTTATGCTTCTTCAGACAGGGATCTGGAGGTAAATGTGGAGATGGCGGATGATCCATGGACAAGTTACCTCGATGAACTGAAACATTTTTCACTTACAACAACAAAACAGACATTTTCATTTGTGTTCACAATGGAGGAGCCCACTGATGTCAATGGCCGGCTGGGCTTCAATGTGGGCACCAGCACTTCTTCGGTCTTTATCGATAATGTTTCAGTAAAGTTTTTTGATCCGACGGATGCCGTTTCCAGAAAAGCACAGAGAAAACAGGCGTCACCTGTAAAAGTAAACTGCAGCAATTCATCTCTGCACATAAGCTTTACTCCTGACAGGAGTGGGACGGCGGCGCTGGAGATCTATGATTTAAGAGGGAAGATAGTAAAAACCGAAAGACTGCATATCAGGGCAGGGGAGATAAATACCGGTAGTATCAATATGTCAAGGTTTTCCAGAGGCTTTTATCTGATAAAAATCGTGAGTGAAGGGGAAGTGATCAATACTTCGGAAGTGATTCTCACAAGATAA
- a CDS encoding T9SS type A sorting domain-containing protein, producing MRILLLLTIILFSFQQTVNASQDWKINSGGVNRDIVVTAPSGLNKPALVIAMHGMNGWHKGYQNDTKFDAIAEREKFVVVYPMGIDGAWDISGDRDIRFIEAIIDTMVKRYDVDPGRVYPTGWSMGGMMSYHLACKIPEKIAAIGPTSGYPLWGTPTCNNARPVPIIHIHGSSDGVVTYPGLHPFLESKVKAYGCPSNPVKTQPYPSTRTGSKTSLEHWGPCEVNGMTSEIKLITIDGMDHWYTTSNTGSHINESEEIWAFVSRYSISGMSGFRLTVNTTGEGSVTRSPNSYGYEENTEVTLTAVPSQGWEFNGWSGDGISGKANPLKIVMNSDKTVSALFIRSPDSEGNYVVNGDFSSGTANWTLNTWSGSATGGVTGGEYRISISSTATNNHDIQIVQPGIYLEKGKSYKVTFDAYASSERSIEVNVEMANSPWTSYLPELKQFNLTTEKQTFSFTFTMENTTDVNGRLGFNMGNSTPTVYIDNVSVKLFDMTGTVFQKTQVKRSSMVKVNLSGSVLSIESPVSLQGRHFLKVYSMKGQLVKTAVLERASGTVDLSGIPHGYYIVRIGNGKDLQYSSNIMIAQ from the coding sequence ATGCGTATCCTGTTGTTACTGACCATCATACTGTTTTCTTTTCAGCAAACTGTCAATGCATCGCAGGACTGGAAGATCAATTCCGGCGGTGTTAATCGTGACATTGTTGTGACTGCTCCGTCAGGGCTTAACAAACCGGCTCTTGTAATTGCGATGCACGGGATGAATGGCTGGCACAAAGGGTACCAGAACGACACCAAATTTGATGCAATAGCGGAACGCGAAAAGTTCGTGGTCGTTTATCCTATGGGTATCGATGGTGCATGGGATATAAGCGGTGACAGAGACATCAGGTTTATTGAGGCAATTATTGACACAATGGTGAAACGGTATGATGTAGACCCTGGCAGGGTTTATCCTACCGGATGGTCTATGGGTGGTATGATGAGTTATCATCTGGCGTGTAAAATTCCCGAGAAAATTGCTGCTATCGGCCCAACTTCCGGGTACCCTTTATGGGGTACTCCGACATGCAATAATGCGCGTCCGGTGCCGATTATTCATATTCATGGCAGCTCAGATGGGGTTGTCACCTATCCCGGGCTTCATCCGTTTCTTGAGAGTAAGGTTAAAGCGTATGGATGTCCGTCAAATCCGGTGAAAACACAACCTTACCCTTCGACACGGACCGGTTCAAAGACATCTCTGGAACACTGGGGACCATGTGAGGTCAATGGAATGACATCTGAAATAAAGCTGATAACGATCGATGGAATGGACCACTGGTATACGACTTCGAACACAGGATCTCATATCAACGAGAGTGAAGAGATCTGGGCTTTTGTAAGCAGGTATTCAATCAGCGGGATGTCTGGTTTCAGGTTGACAGTAAACACTACTGGAGAGGGTTCAGTAACCCGCAGTCCCAATAGTTACGGTTACGAGGAGAACACAGAGGTTACATTGACCGCGGTGCCCTCACAGGGATGGGAGTTTAATGGCTGGAGCGGAGATGGGATAAGCGGGAAGGCAAATCCACTGAAAATAGTTATGAATTCAGACAAAACGGTGTCGGCACTTTTTATCCGCAGTCCCGACAGTGAGGGTAATTATGTGGTTAATGGGGATTTCAGTTCAGGAACGGCGAACTGGACTCTTAATACATGGAGCGGAAGTGCGACCGGAGGTGTAACAGGCGGGGAATACAGGATATCGATCTCAAGCACAGCTACCAATAATCATGATATTCAGATTGTTCAGCCGGGTATTTATCTGGAAAAAGGAAAAAGCTACAAGGTGACATTTGATGCTTATGCTTCATCGGAAAGGAGCATTGAAGTTAATGTGGAAATGGCGAACAGTCCATGGACCAGCTACCTTCCGGAACTCAAGCAGTTTAATCTCACAACTGAAAAACAGACATTCTCCTTCACGTTTACCATGGAGAATACAACCGATGTCAATGGGCGACTGGGCTTTAATATGGGCAACAGTACTCCCACGGTCTATATCGACAATGTTTCTGTAAAGCTGTTTGACATGACCGGAACAGTTTTCCAGAAGACTCAGGTAAAACGTTCCTCAATGGTAAAAGTGAATCTCAGTGGTTCTGTCCTTAGTATAGAATCTCCTGTTTCTTTACAGGGCAGACATTTTCTTAAGGTCTACAGCATGAAAGGACAGCTTGTTAAAACTGCAGTTTTGGAAAGAGCGTCAGGAACTGTCGATTTATCAGGTATTCCTCACGGGTATTACATTGTCAGAATCGGCAATGGAAAAGATTTACAGTATTCGTCAAATATAATGATTGCACAATAG
- a CDS encoding secretion protein Por, whose amino-acid sequence MRCNWFWVVLLCIFGINSLFAQNVTVTVNAAKDKKPISPYLYGRNNTFDKPASFYNDAGLRFVRMNGGNNATKYNWRKKISSHPDWYNNVYENDWDQISQKIAADHPEMQVMWAFQLLGRVASTTEYNFNDWEFNQSQYWEGYNQNLAGGGVPNTENPKEGALVEGDANLYTQPWPADSSVAILDHWFGSDGFGLNKNQFLYWSMDNEPDIWNGTHDDVMKSLIPVSEFMDRYIDLAKKARAKFPEIKICGPVTTSEWQWFRWGDENITVNGRYYCFLEYFIKRCADEEKATGIRVLDVVDLHNYPYYPSDEAALQLHRVYYDETYDYPGANGLKTINGGWDNTQTKEYIFKRINNWLDQYFGADHGIKLGLSEWSPGPSDPNLASVIYASHLGLFGNNGVDFFTPWNWFTGMWETLHLFSRYAKGYSVASTSSLENTVSAYTTVNQSADSMTVIIVNRDMNSARNVTVNLDNFSAADGNYRTLQLSSLPGTETFVSHTQNALKENQISLNSNSFTISVPALSTTAVLLAGPTARSVSSYAARTSKVKVNCSKSLLKVEFTVAGSGSATLNLYSLSGSIVKTNVIQTRAGGVYSRSYDLSDIPTGFYILKVDKDGDIILRSKVLVTR is encoded by the coding sequence ATGAGATGTAATTGGTTTTGGGTGGTATTGCTCTGTATCTTCGGAATAAATTCCCTGTTTGCTCAGAATGTCACTGTAACAGTCAATGCCGCAAAAGATAAAAAGCCCATATCGCCATATCTTTACGGCCGTAACAACACTTTTGATAAGCCTGCATCATTTTATAACGACGCCGGCTTGCGTTTTGTGCGGATGAATGGTGGTAATAATGCAACTAAATATAACTGGCGGAAAAAGATCTCATCGCACCCTGACTGGTACAACAATGTTTACGAAAATGACTGGGATCAGATTTCGCAGAAAATCGCTGCTGATCATCCTGAGATGCAGGTGATGTGGGCTTTTCAACTGCTCGGTAGAGTCGCTTCCACTACAGAATACAACTTTAATGACTGGGAGTTTAATCAGTCCCAATACTGGGAAGGTTATAATCAGAACCTAGCAGGAGGCGGTGTCCCGAATACAGAAAATCCAAAGGAAGGGGCGCTGGTGGAGGGCGATGCCAATCTTTACACTCAACCCTGGCCGGCCGATTCATCTGTTGCCATTTTAGATCACTGGTTTGGTTCCGATGGCTTTGGGCTCAATAAGAATCAATTTCTATACTGGAGCATGGATAATGAACCGGATATCTGGAATGGAACCCATGATGATGTGATGAAGTCGTTGATACCTGTCAGTGAATTCATGGACAGGTACATCGATCTGGCAAAAAAAGCCCGTGCCAAATTCCCGGAGATCAAAATTTGCGGACCGGTAACGACCAGTGAATGGCAATGGTTCAGATGGGGAGATGAAAACATAACTGTAAATGGAAGATATTACTGTTTCCTTGAGTATTTTATCAAGCGATGTGCTGATGAGGAAAAAGCAACAGGTATCCGCGTGCTGGATGTTGTTGACCTTCACAATTATCCTTATTATCCCTCGGATGAGGCGGCACTGCAGCTCCATCGGGTCTATTACGATGAAACGTACGATTATCCGGGTGCTAACGGTCTGAAGACTATTAATGGCGGCTGGGATAATACACAAACAAAAGAGTACATTTTCAAGAGGATCAACAATTGGCTCGATCAGTATTTCGGTGCAGATCATGGTATTAAGTTAGGGCTCAGTGAATGGAGTCCGGGCCCTTCAGATCCGAATCTTGCCTCAGTAATATATGCATCACATCTGGGCCTCTTCGGCAATAACGGAGTAGACTTTTTTACTCCATGGAATTGGTTCACAGGCATGTGGGAAACTCTGCACCTGTTCAGCCGGTATGCAAAGGGTTACAGCGTTGCAAGTACTTCTTCGCTTGAAAACACGGTATCTGCTTACACTACTGTAAATCAGTCAGCCGATTCGATGACTGTGATTATTGTAAATCGCGACATGAATTCTGCGCGGAATGTGACTGTTAACCTTGACAACTTTTCGGCTGCTGATGGAAATTACAGGACTTTGCAGTTGTCATCGCTTCCCGGAACTGAAACCTTTGTGTCACACACGCAAAATGCACTGAAGGAGAACCAGATTTCATTAAACTCAAATTCTTTTACCATATCCGTGCCTGCGCTTTCTACAACTGCAGTTCTGTTGGCCGGGCCAACCGCGAGATCTGTGTCCTCGTATGCTGCACGGACTTCCAAAGTGAAAGTCAACTGCAGCAAATCTTTGCTGAAAGTGGAATTCACAGTGGCCGGGAGCGGATCCGCCACTCTTAACCTCTACAGCTTGAGCGGCAGTATTGTGAAGACAAATGTAATCCAGACCCGTGCGGGCGGAGTTTATTCGAGGTCTTATGATCTGTCTGATATACCGACTGGATTTTACATTCTGAAAGTTGACAAAGACGGAGACATTATCCTCAGGTCAAAGGTGCTGGTAACCAGATAG
- a CDS encoding TIGR02147 family protein, giving the protein MARPKSQIRIFDYTDYRAYLGDYYKEQKERYSYFSYRYFANKAGIRSIGLYKDVVDGKQSLSRRAIAKFSEAIGHGKREAEYFEAMVFYTDAETVEERKCYFERMMECHESKARVIEASRYEYYSQWYYSAIRALLSFYSFDGVDYNSLAKQLSPRITAEQAKKAVETLERLGMIKRKENGFFEPCDQIITTGQLNNNRQAHTMNIVNFQKNLLSLASEAYDRYSERQMDMSTITLSISKKTRQMIKEEAAVFRKRVLSLAEKDTNPECLYQLNCQFFPLTDPGKDD; this is encoded by the coding sequence ATGGCTCGACCTAAGTCACAAATCAGGATCTTCGATTATACCGATTACCGGGCCTACCTTGGTGATTACTACAAGGAGCAGAAGGAGCGCTATTCCTACTTTTCTTACCGCTATTTTGCGAATAAAGCAGGAATAAGATCGATTGGTCTTTACAAAGATGTTGTCGATGGAAAGCAGTCGCTCTCCCGTCGGGCCATTGCAAAGTTTTCTGAAGCGATCGGTCATGGAAAACGTGAGGCGGAATACTTTGAGGCAATGGTATTTTATACAGATGCGGAGACTGTCGAGGAACGCAAATGCTATTTCGAGAGGATGATGGAGTGCCATGAATCAAAAGCACGCGTAATCGAGGCATCAAGATATGAGTACTATTCCCAGTGGTATTACAGTGCGATCCGGGCACTTCTTTCATTTTACTCTTTCGATGGAGTAGATTATAATTCATTAGCGAAACAGCTCTCTCCTCGGATCACTGCTGAGCAGGCAAAAAAAGCAGTTGAAACTCTGGAGCGGCTTGGTATGATAAAGAGGAAGGAAAACGGCTTCTTTGAGCCCTGCGACCAGATTATCACTACAGGGCAGTTGAATAACAACAGGCAGGCTCATACGATGAATATTGTTAATTTTCAGAAAAATCTCTTATCCCTTGCATCTGAGGCTTATGACCGGTATTCGGAACGTCAGATGGACATGTCGACCATAACGCTGAGCATTTCGAAGAAAACCAGGCAGATGATCAAGGAGGAAGCGGCTGTTTTCCGGAAGAGGGTTTTAAGTCTTGCAGAAAAAGACACTAATCCTGAATGTCTGTATCAGCTTAATTGTCAATTCTTTCCTCTGACAGACCCCGGGAAGGATGATTAA